In Acidisarcina polymorpha, the DNA window TGGCGAAGGTCATAGCGAAGACTTCTTCCGGCTGCTCGGCTGAGGGATCTGGATCCCCGAAGTGAGCGTAGTTCCAATGGAAGGGCTTAGGCGCAATCCATTGCGGTTTGCCTTTCGAACCCGCGTATTCGACGACGATGCCCATGCCGTGGCGGCGATCGTCATCGCCCGTGTCTCCCATGACCCAGACGCCGGGGTGGTCCATCTCGACGATGGCCGAGATGCGCTCCGCAGTGCCGAGCCAGAGCCCTGGCACTCGCACCGGCTTTGGCAGGGGATTGCCGTCCAGCGCCACCAGCGTGAACATATGGCCGGGAAGGGCGAGGCTGCGGATCTCTCCAGCGCTCCCATTCAACACGTGGAAGAGGACGCGTTCGCCGCGCTTGACGCGTATCGGATCGCCGTGGCCTAACATGCGTCCGTTGATGGTGAAAGAGCCATAACCAACCTCGTAGCCGTGCGGCATTCCTTGAGCGAGCGAGGCGTTCATCTCGCTTTCGCCTCGGTCTTTGAGCCTCTTCACGGTGGCAGACGGAGCGAGGAAATCCATTGCCATATCGCCGCCGCGGCTGAAAGTAGGTTCGAATTCCTTAAGAGTGAGAAAAACCTCGCGATCGTAGCGGCCGGGATTCTCCTTGGGTTCGATGTAAACCGGGCCGACCAGCCCGCTATATTGACCGGCGCTGAGGTCGCTGCCGGCGCGGACGTGGGTATGGTAGAAGCGAAACCCTGACGGTCTGGGGACAAACGAAATGCGGCAACTTCCATGAGGCGGGATGAAGGGAGTGCCTTCTTCAGCGGCGCCATCCACATCGGAGCCGATGGCTTGGCCGTGCCAGTGGAGTTGCTCAGGAGTGTCGGTCCGGTTGTGGACCTCGATCCTGGCTTGCTTGCCTTCCTGGAAGCGAAGCAGCGGGCCGGGGAATTGTCCGTTATAGGTTGTAACGGAGACGATGCGGTTGGGAGCGATCTCGATCGGGGTCTTGGCAATGGTAAGGGTATAGTCGGCTGACGCGCTCTCCGCGACACCCGTCGCCACTTGTGCGGCGCCGATCCTCGAGAACGGCGCTCTGCCAAGCAGGCAAGCGCCGGCCATTACGCTACCAGTGCGGAGAAGATCGCGACGGGAATAGCCCTCCGAAGCCATAGGTTCCTCGGGTTGATTTTGTCTGAAACGGGCGGCAGTAGCAATTCGGGTCAGCGAGCGTATTTGCCTTTGCTGTGGGCAATGGCGGCGCGTGCTTCGCGGTCGGCTTCGCGCCGCTTCTCGGTCTCCCGTTTGTCCCAATCCTGTTTACCCTTGGCCACGGCGAGTTCGCATTTGACCCGGCCATTGCGAAAATAGAGCCGGGTGGGAATGAGCGTAAAGCCTTTCAACTGCGTCTGTCCCGTTAGCTTCTCGATTTCGGTCTGGTGCAGCAGGAGTTTTCGAGTCCGCAGCGAATCATGATTCAAGGCGTTGCCGTGAGAATAGGGACCAATATGCGCGTTCAGCAGGAACGCCTCGCCGTCTTTGAGCAGACCGTAGGCGTCCTTCAGGTTGGCCTTGCCTTCGCGGATGGACTTGACCTCGGTCCCGCGAAGGGCGACTCCAGCCTCGAATTTGTCGAGCAGAAAGTAATTATGGCTGGCGGCACGGTTCTGCGCGGCATCGCGCTCGCCGGAAGCCACCGGGTCACGGGGCTTTGGTTTCTGCGAAGGAGCAGGGGAAGTCGTATGTGTCGATTGGCGGGCCATCGGAAGATCTCTGCTATTGAGCGAAAAAGGTCTAATTTCCAATGCTAGCATGCACCGTGTCGAATCGTGAGCAGACCCTCCGGGCGGGGCAGTTGCTGCCCCTGCCGATGGTATACTCGGGGAGCGAAGCTTGGTGAAAACAACGGAGTTGCCTGTGGATGGCAGCGAAGTCGAAGGGATCGAGAAGCTCCGATCCTGCGATGGCTGCGGAAGTGCCCGTCTCAATCTGGACCCTCTCGCCGCAACCCGGGCAGGCGGTGGAAATCGAACCTCTCTCTGGAGCTGCATGAGTCGCTTGAGTTTTTCGGACACGAAGTGGATTGTGGCCGTTTTGTTGCTTGTTGTCCTGTTCCTTGAGGGTCCAATCGGACCGCGGGCCTATGCGGAATCAGCGGCAAGCTTTTTTAAGAAAGCGCAGTCGGCCGAAGACCGGGACGATAT includes these proteins:
- a CDS encoding multicopper oxidase family protein; this encodes MASEGYSRRDLLRTGSVMAGACLLGRAPFSRIGAAQVATGVAESASADYTLTIAKTPIEIAPNRIVSVTTYNGQFPGPLLRFQEGKQARIEVHNRTDTPEQLHWHGQAIGSDVDGAAEEGTPFIPPHGSCRISFVPRPSGFRFYHTHVRAGSDLSAGQYSGLVGPVYIEPKENPGRYDREVFLTLKEFEPTFSRGGDMAMDFLAPSATVKRLKDRGESEMNASLAQGMPHGYEVGYGSFTINGRMLGHGDPIRVKRGERVLFHVLNGSAGEIRSLALPGHMFTLVALDGNPLPKPVRVPGLWLGTAERISAIVEMDHPGVWVMGDTGDDDRRHGMGIVVEYAGSKGKPQWIAPKPFHWNYAHFGDPDPSAEQPEEVFAMTFAKQNAAYEGFNRWAINGVAYPFGESSDAMSAQPSFHLKQGKRYRIRMSNASDDIHPIHLHRHSFELTRIAGQPTSGVLKDVVMLGGYQEAEIDFTADNPGLTLFHCHQQLHMDFGFMTLFDYV
- the smpB gene encoding SsrA-binding protein SmpB, translated to MARQSTHTTSPAPSQKPKPRDPVASGERDAAQNRAASHNYFLLDKFEAGVALRGTEVKSIREGKANLKDAYGLLKDGEAFLLNAHIGPYSHGNALNHDSLRTRKLLLHQTEIEKLTGQTQLKGFTLIPTRLYFRNGRVKCELAVAKGKQDWDKRETEKRREADREARAAIAHSKGKYAR